CTTAAACCCATAAGTGGTGATACGGTTTTAGCATTAGATGGTGTTAAAGATCCTGGTAATTTGGGAACAATCATACGTTTAGCAGATTGGTTTGGTGTTAAGGATATCATATGTTCTACTGATTGCGTAGATTATTTAAACCCTAAAGTAGTTCAATCAACAATGGGTTCATTTGCTCGAGTCAATCTACACTATACCAACTTAGTGGGTGTTTTTAACGATAATCCTGATTATACATTGTATGTGACTGTTTTGAATGGCACTTCTCTGAAAGATGTAAAAAAGGTAAAGAAAAAGATTATTGTTTTAGGCAGTGAGTCAAAGGGTGTAGGTGAGGATATCTTAGAATTGAAAGGCGAGAGAATTACAATACCTAAATCTAAATTTTCGAGAGCTGAGTCGTTGAATGTTTCCATCGCCTCAGCAATAATTCTTTCTTCACTTTAAATTTTTTCTGGAGTATTTTGCCAGTAATCCCTTCCATTTACATGATTTGCAAAAAAATCTCTTGAAAAAGAAAATATTAAGGGTTAAAGTATTACACAAATTATCTTTCGGTAAGTTTCTTAGTCTATCAAGAGGCTGACTACAAATCGGACAACAATTACTGAATGACTTGCTTTTTAGTCTTGATTTGAAAAGTCTAAGCCTTAATATTATAAGAGTAATTAAATATGAAAAAATTAAAAATACAATTATTACTACATAATCCACAATTACCACTTAGTGTTAAAGTTACAATTATGTAAACTTATAGAATTTTTTTGATATTTCAAATTCTATCAGCTACTTTTTTTCCATCAATTGCTGCAGAAACAATTCCGCCAGCATATCCTGCGCCTTCACCACAAGGGTAAAGGTTGTTGATTTTAAGATGTTGCAGACTATCTTTATCTCTAGGAATTGATACAGGTGATGATGTTCGACTTTCTAATGCTATTATGTTTGCCTCGTTTGTTAAATACCCTTTCATTTTTTTGCCAAAAACTTTAAAACTTTCTGACAACGAACTCGAAATACTATTCGGTAATATTTGGTGTAAGGGTTGTGATAAAATACCAGGTTGATAAGATGTTTTATTTAATTTGTTGGAAGTTTTATTATTTATAAAATCTACCATTCTTTGTGCTGGAGCAACTTGTAAGTCAGGGGTTAATTTACACATACTTTCTTCTAATGACATCTGATAGTATAGCCCTTTTAGCTCTCCATGCTTTTCAAAAGGTTTTAGGTCTTCATCTTTTACTTCTACTACAATACCTGAGTTAGAAAAAATAGAATCTCTTTTTGAGGGGGACATACCATTAACTACTATTTCACCACTATTTGTTGCTGCAGGTACAATAAAACCACCGGGGCACATGCAAAATGAATATACGCCTCTATTATTTGTTTGTGTGACTAATTTATAAGATGCTGGTGGGAGGTAAGGCCCTCTTTCTTTACATGAATATTGTATTTGATCGATTAGACCTTGTGGGTGTTCTATCCTAATACCCATAGCAAATGGCTTGTACTTAATTTCTATTGATTTTCTATCTAGTAAATTAAATATATCTCTGGCCGAATGACCAGTAGCTAAAATGGTGTTTTTTGCTAAAACTTTATCTTTATTTTGTAGGACTACACCTTGAATCGTATTATCTTTTATAATAAAATCGACAACTTTGGTGTTGAAGTGTATTTCGCCACCATGAGACAAAATGGTTTCTCTTATATTGGCAATAATCTTTGGTAATTTATTGGTGCCAATATGCGGTTGTGCTTCAATTAAAATATCTTCTTTGGCACCATGATAAACTAATGTTTCTAAAATATCAATGATTGATCCTCTCTTTTTGGATCGAGTATATAATTTTCCATCTGAGTAAGTGCCGGCCCCACCTTCTCCAAAACAATAGTTAGATTCTGGGTTTACAATATGGTTCTTATTAATTGCAGCAATATCGCGCCTTCTACTTCTAACATCTTTACCTCTTTCAAAAATGATGGGTTTTTTACCTTTTTCTAAGAGTGTCAAAGCTGCAAACAGACCTGCGGGTCCTGAACCTATAATGATTACTTCTTCAGAATTTGATACGTCTTTGTAGTTTTTTTCAATTTTAAGGTTTTCTTTTTTTTCCTTTTCATGGATTTCTATTCTAAGCTGGATTTTTACATCTCTTTTTCTAGCATCAATAGATTTTTTTAAGATTTTCCAATTGGACAATTCAATTTCATTAGAATTTAATTCCTTATTGATATGCTTATTAATGGATTCATCAAATGCAGCGTCTTCTGGACTAAGTGTTAAGGAAAGTATTTTGGACATCTCGTTATATTTTATTCAAATGTAAATGATATTGTAAAGCCTCTAGTTTTCATTCCTTTTATGGATCGGCTGTATATGCTACCATCGTTTACTACTAAGTTTGTTAATCCAAAATTGGCTTTTAGTTCAGGAGAAAATTTGAAATAGGGCAGGTAAAAATCCAAGCCTAATCCAAT
This Flavobacteriales bacterium DNA region includes the following protein-coding sequences:
- a CDS encoding RNA methyltransferase, yielding MLTKNQIKLIRSLSLKKNRQKHGLFVVEGEKLVNEILASDWEVESIYATKEWLGSDAVIVSKNELNRISSLKSPNKVLAVVKVKANLKPISGDTVLALDGVKDPGNLGTIIRLADWFGVKDIICSTDCVDYLNPKVVQSTMGSFARVNLHYTNLVGVFNDNPDYTLYVTVLNGTSLKDVKKVKKKIIVLGSESKGVGEDILELKGERITIPKSKFSRAESLNVSIASAIILSSL
- a CDS encoding FAD-binding protein — encoded protein: MSKILSLTLSPEDAAFDESINKHINKELNSNEIELSNWKILKKSIDARKRDVKIQLRIEIHEKEKKENLKIEKNYKDVSNSEEVIIIGSGPAGLFAALTLLEKGKKPIIFERGKDVRSRRRDIAAINKNHIVNPESNYCFGEGGAGTYSDGKLYTRSKKRGSIIDILETLVYHGAKEDILIEAQPHIGTNKLPKIIANIRETILSHGGEIHFNTKVVDFIIKDNTIQGVVLQNKDKVLAKNTILATGHSARDIFNLLDRKSIEIKYKPFAMGIRIEHPQGLIDQIQYSCKERGPYLPPASYKLVTQTNNRGVYSFCMCPGGFIVPAATNSGEIVVNGMSPSKRDSIFSNSGIVVEVKDEDLKPFEKHGELKGLYYQMSLEESMCKLTPDLQVAPAQRMVDFINNKTSNKLNKTSYQPGILSQPLHQILPNSISSSLSESFKVFGKKMKGYLTNEANIIALESRTSSPVSIPRDKDSLQHLKINNLYPCGEGAGYAGGIVSAAIDGKKVADRI